A window of the Besnoitia besnoiti strain Bb-Ger1 chromosome VI, whole genome shotgun sequence genome harbors these coding sequences:
- a CDS encoding hypothetical protein (encoded by transcript BESB_065130) — protein MSLELQFKHPSLACWLPVNHPRLPPGLRCPVASSRGIRDRGPTQDLFDAFRFGATQLVGELGVAGSKASPPEPADGHSSHDLQRGGAESDRDRKSPTPSQSAKGRCSCSLLPLQETVREPFIDLLRLAPNEQIVFGRKPGLDASSSLPARPCAAPLSSSQAASAGCPASRSFTSASCLSAFRFGCAPQVRSPDSGERGEGATWCRDERPSSGLRAAQAPVSSAEGPGSSAAWAGRLSDSSRGSSVPSASKRCSFSPPRASSRPSTGSSDFDLPPTQLLALFDDRKSITQRSQRRSRPSATCSSRERSCSEEPRPCLKSPSAGSFPSFSSLESRSGEDPTPREAERREQPPLLRAASDSVHTVYLPSLDPLLSRRHFCITRLESGPSISQRLSGDAAQTPCFVLTSKAGSRKARGASQNGPRGAREHPGADLTKAFDNGLQGLILVNSSSSRSAPLDLRPRVNLLAPAVRAAVKAAIAAAGESEESPSSLSLSPQEASVGSPTHLESTTEVSTGGPRRTTPEFTYTHFVYQPHILQDGDQIYIPVDDSFVKRVGKGDSMDAFLRKENCCPPSNSAAKPASGRQTASEDIFPAAASRGAQSLKTSSCRSCGQETPLFCFRYVFRAPASPPPASSRVLPTCPAAALSAPDSSSSLSSPGASSPPSLPGATLAPSRPQLRPCVSDPPPACSSQAASPSSAFPGLSLSCPSSLVKRVRFSFGSPKAPAAAWRPLLRAQDGGETLQGFWGGDAVASAPPEPHWLGLAEKGGGAECCKKEGDAKQRPRGGKEERPLSTAGQGACASGASLRSFLFSMRETWQEETVSSDRDIVAGADEPLWRPKQRGEEGELDATRWGKSATSSGEEEPERANVRFPGACRKRRRRVIDDEGPEEDGGPLPKQEGKGIVGIEDSYQFSAAATRREADEERDACVMLEAMHAPQRAQKATFRAHPSSPLAHVVASARGSERDVEDYLRFLPEACSASPSRQGEQENQPLLKGATYDGERENCLPQVVYSTGTVLAAHGAEVGGAAQGDDDLEELKELLFDSGDEGAGPEEGRGGIRDATRCNNEIDEITLLSGEDGEASSSGSERRCGLSTRFRGGGACDVSDAAQESSEADDFEPRARQSAPSRLRGCLERRASLSHAAEEDEGGEMGFFGSGRILRRRSTSARGPDLGVEPVESGCQYGSAQAEARPQREELSRVGSEEVRGARDSGGGGCVGDEDAVDRGAARPADNAQRETRRTSRNSEEDVHAARAGGRRSTAMNLADEIDDILNTDFTTVEETDLGGREDWTPPALPLAARHPTRGAGARSPFPSRAAHATPEASPISSRLSPSSSRLSLRLGSPSPAAVASAAAVAPLCSSPSVAAAASLFSAPSSSPPALGSAAAAAPPKAGEAEGLFCAAGDICAICTEELFQRDEIGTLPSCPHQFCFTCISRWGGIRNHCPLCKQEFTRILRHHFAVPPRRRSSSSHRPSASSCGSSPSSQRAVAASSGLVVAPSSARRSVSSPLPSTASPHRVRLVLDGVVRVVRRVSAGHGQAEVEANDAVVALLVTEEEGTLEGASSRIEVFPAPGGCQVCGRDTDWDNLLLCDGCEDGYHLYCLTPRFLAVPEGAWYCLRCREVSSTAEATTRETIARERTRLLSAASMSYFLNDDDADVDLPQDEPAGGGEERRRSERTRRPASPSVAAFSSPSNFASSSSAGALRPRLRGLSLPASAAVAREATAEGDEEGSRRVFALFRGRQRRRGASRRLRPSRSPTGLSASPSPATDERRGAAAAPSARVAPYNAFAFARFRTPTETLASHERRRRLPSPFRNSVNRLPTVNERCTSCGSEASRGASPQQAPETSRLAVRAIIRGSDAEGAAQEDGRLGVLRRRAEERQRRWREVVPSSDEDSESGGWRRCPAPLAQPSRPVPASRQASLEPSAVGGGAVSEASARQWLEGRSRSRRGVTRRRAREADFDDDEEDESDDLDGFVVKDDEVDYSSADSSSEEEASCGESSSCSDSDRDEELLRRRRRRSRRRLSRAPRRSRKQSPCAQAARSSSAYGPERVGDAARHPTPEGANRPAAREAEARRSEGNRRTKRPQGRPAPAVRPDQRGTGEAGPGRGDARRTPTAEQRTLSHYFSSGGGATAGGLGGGRGAASGAPKPLKSRAEAAEKEGGLGTEEAQANRRRCSVQRRPPRLR, from the exons ATGTCTCTCGAGCTTCAGTTCAAACACCCGAGCCTTGCGTGTTGGCTTCCCGTAAACCATCCTAGGCTTCCGCCTGGACTGCGCTGCCCTGTCGCATCTTCCAGGGGCATTCGCGACAGAGGCCCTACGCAGGATCTTTTTGACGCGTTTCGCTTCGGGGCCACTCAACTCGTTGGggagctcggcgtcgcgggaaGCAAGGCGTCACCACCAGAGCCGGCCGACGGCCATTCCAGTCACGATCTTcaacgaggcggcgcagagagcgaccgAGACAGGAAGAGCCCGACTCCGTCGCAGAGTGCGAAGGGCCGCTGTTCCTGCTCGCTCTTGCCTCTGCAGGAAACGGTCCGCGAGCCGTTCATCGatcttctgcgtcttgcgCCGAACGAACAAATCGTGTTTGGTCGGAAACCCGGTCTCgacgcttcctcgtctctcccgGCGCGGCCCTGCGCGGCCCCTCTATCAAGTTCTCAGGCTGCCTCGGCGGGCTGTCCTGCGTCAAGGTCCTTCACCTCGGCGTCATGTTTGTCTGCTTTCCGCttcggctgcgcgcctcaaGTCCGCTCACCGGACTCGGGAGAgcggggcgaaggcgcgaccTGGTGCAGGGACGAGAGGCCATCTTCTGGTCTGCGGGCGGCACAGGCGCCCGTCTCTTCGGCCGAGGGGCCCGGCTCCTCTGCCGCGTGGGCGGGTCGCCTGTCGGACAGCTCGCGCGGGTCTTCTGTGCCCTCGGCATCGAAGCGCTGCTCgttctctccgccgcgtgcgtcgtcGCGACCCTCCACCGGGTCGTCAGACTTCGACTTGCCTCCGACACAGCTCCTCGCGCTGTTTGACGACCGGAAGTCCATTACTCAGCGCTCGCAGCGCCGGTCGAGGCCTTCGGCGACTTGTtcctcgcgcgagaggagctgCAGTGAAGAACCGCGGCCCTGCCTGAAGTCGCCCTCGGCAGGCTCGTTTCcttccttttcctctctggAGTCCCGAAGCGGAGAGGACCCAACGCCTCGAGAggccgagcgacgcgagcagccgcccctcctgcgcgccgcgtccgACAGCGTACATACAGTCTATCTTCCCAGCCTCGAtcctctgctgtctcgccGGCACTTTTGCATCACTCGGCTTGAGTCCGGGCCGTCAAtttcgcagcgcctctccggagacgcggcgcagacgccgtgCTTCGTTCTAACGAGCAAAGCGGGTTCGCGAAAGGCCAGAGGGGCGAGCCAGAACGGGCCGCGTGGAGCCCGAGAGCACCCCGGCGCCGATCTGACGAAGGCCTTTGACAACGGGCTCCAGGGCCTCATTCTTGTCAACTCAtcgtcttcgcgctctgcgccgcttgaCCTCCGGCCCCGAGTGAATCTCCTTGCGCCAGCCGTCCGGGCTGCTGTGAAGGCCGCCATcgctgcggctggcgagTCCGAAGAGAGCCCGTCGTCGCTATCGCTCTCGCCTCAGGAGGCCTCTGTCGGGTCTCCGACACACTTAGAGTCTACCACAGAGGTTAGTACGGGCGGACCGCGCCGGACTACACCAGAGTTTACGTACACTCACTTTGTGTATCAGCCACACATTCTGCAGGACGGCGACCAGATTTACATCCCCGTCGACGACTCCTTTGTCAAGAGAGTGGGCAAGGGCGACAGCATGGACGCGTTTTTGCGGAAGGAAAACTGCTGCCCTCCCTCGAATTCTGCGGCGAAAccggcgagcggcaggcAGACAGCTTCGGAGGACATCttcccggcggcggcctccagaGGGGCGCAGAGCCTGAAAACGAGCAGCTGTCGATCATGCGGGCAGGAAACGCCTTTGTTTTGCTTTCGGTACGTGtttcgcgcgcccgcgtctccgcctcctgcgtcaTCACGTGTTTTGCCGACCTGTCCTGCTGCCGCTTTGTCCGCTCCCgactcctcgtcttccttgtCTTCACCTGGCGCGTCATCCCCTCCTTCACTGCCGGGCGCGACTCTGGCGCCCTCTCGTCCGCAGCTTCGACCCTGCGTCTCCGATCCGCCCCCGGCTTGCTCCTCTCAAGCTGCCTCCCCGTCCTCCGCCTTTCCCGGTCTGTCCCTCTCGTgtccttcttcgctcgtCAAGCGCGTCCGCTTTTCGTTCGGCTCTCCTAaggccccggcggcggcgtggcgccCCCTGCTCAGGGCCCAGGATGGGGGGGAGACTCTGCAGGGCTTCTGGGGCGGGGACGcggtcgcgtctgcgccgccagagcCGCACTGGCTCGGCCTCGCAGAGAAAGGAGGTGGTGCAGAATGTTGCAagaaggaaggagacgccaAACAGCGCCCGAGGGGGGGAAAAGAGGAGCGACCGCTCTCCACGGCGGGTCAGGGCGCTTGCGCGTCAggcgcttcgctgcgctCGTTTCTGTTCTCCATGAGAGAGACGTGGCAGGAGGAGACGGTGTCTTCAGATAGAGATATCGTtgcgggcgcagacgagccgCTGTGGCGGCCGaaacagcgaggagaggagggcgagcttGACGCGACACGCTGGGGGAAGTCGGCGACGAGctcgggcgaggaggagcctgAAAGAGCGAACGTCAGGTTCCCCGGCGCCTGTAgaaagcggcggaggcgcgtcaTCGACGACGAAGGGCCAGAGGAGGACGGGGGTCCCCTGCCGAAGCAAGAGGGGAAAGGGATCGTAGGCATTGAAGACTCCTACCagttctccgccgccgccacgcgccgcgaggcagacgaagaacgGGATGCGTGTGTGATGCTAGAggcgatgcatgcgccgcagcgcgcgcagaaggccACGTTTCGCGCTCAtccgtcgtctccgctggcgCACGTTGTCGCGAGCGCTCGagggagcgagagagacgtgGAAGACTACCTGAGGTTTCTGCCtgaggcctgcagcgcgtcgccgagtcGCCAGGGCGAGCAAGAAAACCAGCCCCTCCTGAAGGGAGCCACATACGATGGAGAACGAGAGAACTGCCTCCCCCAAGTTGTGTACAGCACCGGGACTGTGCTGGCGGCGCATGGCGCGGAGGTGGGGGGGGCGGCTCAGGGGGACGACGACCTGGAAGAGCTGAAAGAGCTGCTGTTCGACTctggagacgaaggcgcaggcccAGAGGAAGGGCGTGGAGGAATTCGTGACGCCACGAGATGCAACAACGAGATCGACGAAATCACACTGCTATctggcgaggacggagaggcgtCCTCATccggcagcgagagacgctgcggatTATCTACGCGCTtcagggggggaggcgcatgcgacgTGAGCGATGCTGCACAggagagcagcgaggcggacgacttcgagcctcgcgcgcggcagtcggcgccctctcgtctgcgcggatgcctggagaggcgcgcgagcctcagccacgcagcggaagaagacgaagggggGGAGATGGGATTTTTCGGCTCTGGAAGGAtactgcgccgccgcagcactTCCGCCAGAGGCCCAGACCTCGGAGTCGAGCCAGTCGAGAGCGGCTGCCAATATGGAAGCGCgcaagcggaggcgcggccgcaacGCGAAGAGCTCAGTCGCGTCGGGAGCGAAGAGGTGCGCGGAGcccgcgacagcggcggcggcggctgcgtggGAGACGAGGACGCTGTAGACcgtggagcggcgcggccggctGACAACGCGCagcgggagacgcgaaggacCAGCCGAAATTCTGAAGAAGACGTGCATGCTGCACGGGCAGGGGGACGCAGGTCTACGGCGATGAACCTGGCTGACGAGATCGACGACATTCTCAACACG GATTTCACCACAGTTGAAGAGACAGACCTCGGGGGCAGGGAGGACTGGACCccgcctgcgcttcctctGGCCGCTCGCCATCCGacccgaggcgccggcgcccggtCTCCGTTTCCaagtcgcgcggcgcacgcgacgcctGAAGCATCTCCCATCTCTTCACGgctgtctccctcgtcgtcgcgtctctctctccgcctgggatcgccctcgcctgcggccgtcgcctccgcggctgcagtAGCGCCGCTGTGCAGCTCGCCgagcgtggcggccgcggcgtctctcttttccgcgccgtcctcgtcgccgcctgcgcttggctcggcggctgcggccgccccgcccaaggccggagaggcggagggccttttctgcgctgcaggcgacatCTGCGCCATCTGCACCGAGGAGCTTTTCCAGCGAGACGAAATCGGCACGCTGCCCTCGTGCCCCCACCAGTTCTGCTTCACGTGCATCTCCCG CTGGGGCGGCATCCGCAATCACTGCCCTCTCTGCAAGCAGGAGTTCACTCGAATTCTGCGGCACCATTTTGCggttcctccgcgtcgtcggtcCTCGTCAAGTCATCGaccttccgcgtcctcgtgcgggtcgtctccctcctcgcagcgcgcggtcgccgcgtcttccggcctcgtcgtcgcgccttcctctgcgcgtcgctcggtATCCTCGCCCTTGCCGTCGACTGCGTCTCCGCACCGCGTGCGTCTAGTCTTAGACGGCGTCGTGCGAGTGGTTCGCCGCGTGTCCGCGGGGCACGGGCAGGCGGAGGTGGAGGCGAACGACGCGGTGGTGGCGCTGCTGGTcaccgaggaggaggggacTCTGGAGGGTGCCTCTTCGCGGATTGAAGTGTTTCCGGCCCCCGGGGGATGCCAAGTATGCGGCCGAGACACCGACTGGGATAACTTGCTGCTGTGCGACGGCTGCGAGGACGGATACCACCTCTACTGCCTCACGCCCCGGttcctcgccgtccccgAGGGCGCCTGGTACTGCCTCAGGTGCCGCGAAGTCTCCTcgaccgcggaggcgaccacgcgcgagacgattgcccgcgagcgcacgcgcctcttgtccgcggcgtcgatgTCCTACTTCCTcaacgacgacgacgccgatgTCGACCTGCCGCAAGACGAGCCTGCGGGAGGGGGCgaagaaaggcgaagaagtGAGAGGACAAGACGCCCCGCCTCCCCGTCCGTGGCGGccttctcgtcgccctcgaacttcgcctcgtcctcctcagcGGGAGccctccgcccgcgccttcgcgggctCTCTCTTccggcctccgctgccgtcgctcgcgaggcgacggctgaaggagacgaagagggctCGCGGAGGGTATTCGCGCTTTTCAGaggccgccagaggcgccgaggcgcgagtaggcgtctgcgcccctCGAGGAGCCCGACGGGACTGTCTGCGTCCCCCAGCCCCGCCACGGACGAGCGGCGgggagccgcagctgcaccgtctgcgcgcgtggcCCCATACAACGCGTTTGCTTTCGCAAGGTTTCGAACCCCCACCGAGACGCTGGCGAGCcacgagcgacgccggcgcctcccgtCTCCTTTTCGGAATTCAGTCAACCGTCTCCCTACGGTCAACGAGCGCTGCACCTCATGTGGATCCGAGGCTTCCCGCGGGGCCTCGCCCCAGCAAGCACCGGAGacctcgcgcctcgcagtcAGGGCGATCATcagaggaagcgacgcggaaggTGCCGCTCAAGAGGACGGCCGACTGGGGGtcctgcggcggagggccgaagagcgacagcgccgctggcgggaAGTCGTCCCGTCGTCAGACGAAGATTCAGAGAGCGGCGGGTGGCGACGgtgccctgcgccgctggcgcagccGTCAAGGCCCGTGCCGGCCAGTCGGCAGGCGTCGCTGGAGCCCAGCGCGGTCGGGGGCGGGGCAGTCtcggaggcgtcggcgcgccagTGGCTCGAGGGCCGGTCGCGGAGTCGCCGTGGCGTGacccgccgcagggcgcgcgaggcggacttcgacgacgacgaggaagacgaaagcGACGACCTGGACGGGTTTGTAGTGAAAGACGACGAGGTTGACTACAGCAGCGCAGATAGCTCgtcagaggaggaggcgagctgcggagagagctcgagctgcagcgacagcgaccgcgatgaggagctgctgcggcgccggcgccgtcgctcgcggcggagactgagcagggcgccgaggcgcagccgaAAGCAGTCTCCCTGCGCCCAGGCCGCTCGGTCTTCGTCAGCCTACGGCCCCGAACGTGTGGGGGATGCCGCCAGGCACCCCACCCCCGAGGGTGCGAACCGACCGGCagcgcgggaggcggaggcgaggcgaagcgaaggcaaCCGGAGGACGAAAAGGCCACAGGGCaggccggcgcccgcggttCGTCCGGATCAGAGAGGCACGGGGGAGGCAGGGCCCGGCCGGGGGGATGCccggaggacgccgacagCCGAGCAGAGGACCCTGTCGCACTACTTTTcctcgggggggggggcgacggcgggcgggctgggaggcgggcgaggcgccgcgtcgggggCACCAAAACCTTTGAAGAGCCgagcagaggccgctgaaAAGGAGGGGGGCCTGGGAACCGAAGAGGCACAAGCAAACAGGCGTCGCTGCTCAGTCCAGCGAAGGCCGCCACGACTACGGTAG